A genome region from Osmerus mordax isolate fOsmMor3 chromosome 27, fOsmMor3.pri, whole genome shotgun sequence includes the following:
- the gtpbp3 gene encoding tRNA modification GTPase GTPBP3, mitochondrial isoform X1, whose translation MIMLPVTHRVWRRVVCILKTSSPWFAPQRSLRRSVGELSDAETIYALSSGHGRCGVAVVRVSGPDSLTALRKMTGLTSGRLAPRTAFLRSITDPRSKELLDRGLVLWFPGPHSFTGEDSAEFHIHGGPAVIAAVLQALGSLPGVRPAEAGEFTRRAFHAGKLGLTEVEGLGDLIHAETEAQRRQALRQMSGELGFLYQDWSQRLKRALAHVEAFIDFSEDELIEEGVLNQVDRSVCELQREIEVHLRDERRGERLRSGVQVVIAGATNAGKSSLLNTLCRRPAAIVSAVAGTTRDVVETPLDLGGFPVLLSDTAGLRDSTDSVEQEGVRRARERVEQADLSLVVVDSTQLPPDDTLVPDFLQGHLRSVLPSREPPEAGAGADPERCLLVLNKSDLVPLDRRERVEEELRRSPGLPPVCFLSCHTSSGLEAFLSLLHSHVRTLCGDPLSGSPSLTQARHRAHLQQCGLALAQYHHYRDQDLALAAEGVRLALTSLGRITGRVGAEEILDIIFRDFCIGK comes from the exons ATGATCATGTTGCCAGTGACCCATAGAGTATGGAGACGGGTTGTCTGCATCCTTAAAACAAG CAGTCCGTGGTTTGCTCCACAGAGGAGCCTGCGCAGGTCTGTAGGAGAACTCAGTGATGCCGAGACCATATATGCCTTGTCATCAGGACACGGCAGGTGTGGAGTGGCGGTGGTGCGTGTGAGTGGTCCCGACTCGCTAACGGCCCTAAGGAAAATGACCGGCCTCACCAGCGGCCGCCTTGCTCCGCGCACCGCCTTCCTCCGCAGCATTACCGACCCGCGCTCCAAGGAGCTCCTGGACAGAGGGCTGGTGCTGTGGTTCCCAG GCCCACACAGCTTCACAGGCGAGGACAGTGCAGAGTTTCATATCCATGGTGGACCGGCGGTTATTGCAGCAGTCTTGCAAGCTCTAG GAAGCCTTCCCGGTGTGAGGCCGGCGGAGGCAGGGGAGTTTACACGGAGGGCCTTCCACGCGGGGAAGTTGGGCCTGAcggaggtggaggggctgggggacctGATCCACGCCGAGACGGAGGCCCAGAGGAGGCAGGCCCTCAGGCAGATGTCTGGGGAGCTGGGCTTCCTCTACCAGGACTGGAGCCAGAGGCTGAAACGG GCTTTGGCTCACGTGGAGGCGTTCATAGACTTCAGTGAGGATGAGCTCATCGAGGAAGGGGTCTTAAACCAAG TggacaggtctgtgtgtgagctgcaGAGGGAGATCGAGGTTCACCTgagggacgagaggagaggagagcggctgAGGAGCGGGGTTCAGGTGGTCATAGCAGGAGCCACCAACGCCGGGAAGAGCAGCCTTCTCAACACCCTGT GCCGGCGGCCGGCGGCCATCGTGTCCGCGGTGGCGGGGACGACCAGGGACGTGGTGGAGACCCCCCTGGACCTGGGGGGCTTCCCCGTGCTGCTGAGTGACACGGCGGGGCTGAGAGACAGCACCGACAGCGTGGAGCAGGAGGGCGTCCGCAGAGCCCGGGAGAG gGTGGAGCAGGCGGACCTATCTCTGGTGGTGGTGGACTCCACTCAGCTCCCCCCCGATGACACGCTGGTGCCAGACTTCCTCCAGGGGCACCTCCGAAGCGTGCTGCCCAGCAGGGAGCCCCCCGAGGCGGGCGCGGGCGCTGACCCGGAGAGGTGCCTGCTGGTCTTGAACAAGAGCGACCTGGTGCCTCTGGaccggagggagagggtggaggaggagctgaggaggagcCCTGGCCTCCCTCCTGTGTGCTTTCTCTCCTGCCACACCAGCTCCGGCCTGGAGgccttcctctccctgctccacagccaCGTCAGGACTCT GTGTGGTGACCCTCTGTCCGGTTCCCCTAGTCTGACCCAAGCCCGCCACAGGGCCCACCTCCAGCAGTGTGGCTTGGCGCTGGCCCAGTACCACCACTACCGGGACCAGGACCTGGCCCTCGCCGCCGAGGGGGTCCGTCTGGCCCTCACCAGCCTGGGCCGGATCACAGGACGGGTGGGCGCGGAGGAGATCCTGGATATCATATTCAGAGACTTCTGCATAGGGAAATAA
- the gtpbp3 gene encoding tRNA modification GTPase GTPBP3, mitochondrial isoform X2, translating to MIMLPVTHRVWRRVVCILKTSPWFAPQRSLRRSVGELSDAETIYALSSGHGRCGVAVVRVSGPDSLTALRKMTGLTSGRLAPRTAFLRSITDPRSKELLDRGLVLWFPGPHSFTGEDSAEFHIHGGPAVIAAVLQALGSLPGVRPAEAGEFTRRAFHAGKLGLTEVEGLGDLIHAETEAQRRQALRQMSGELGFLYQDWSQRLKRALAHVEAFIDFSEDELIEEGVLNQVDRSVCELQREIEVHLRDERRGERLRSGVQVVIAGATNAGKSSLLNTLCRRPAAIVSAVAGTTRDVVETPLDLGGFPVLLSDTAGLRDSTDSVEQEGVRRARERVEQADLSLVVVDSTQLPPDDTLVPDFLQGHLRSVLPSREPPEAGAGADPERCLLVLNKSDLVPLDRRERVEEELRRSPGLPPVCFLSCHTSSGLEAFLSLLHSHVRTLCGDPLSGSPSLTQARHRAHLQQCGLALAQYHHYRDQDLALAAEGVRLALTSLGRITGRVGAEEILDIIFRDFCIGK from the exons ATGATCATGTTGCCAGTGACCCATAGAGTATGGAGACGGGTTGTCTGCATCCTTAAAACAAG TCCGTGGTTTGCTCCACAGAGGAGCCTGCGCAGGTCTGTAGGAGAACTCAGTGATGCCGAGACCATATATGCCTTGTCATCAGGACACGGCAGGTGTGGAGTGGCGGTGGTGCGTGTGAGTGGTCCCGACTCGCTAACGGCCCTAAGGAAAATGACCGGCCTCACCAGCGGCCGCCTTGCTCCGCGCACCGCCTTCCTCCGCAGCATTACCGACCCGCGCTCCAAGGAGCTCCTGGACAGAGGGCTGGTGCTGTGGTTCCCAG GCCCACACAGCTTCACAGGCGAGGACAGTGCAGAGTTTCATATCCATGGTGGACCGGCGGTTATTGCAGCAGTCTTGCAAGCTCTAG GAAGCCTTCCCGGTGTGAGGCCGGCGGAGGCAGGGGAGTTTACACGGAGGGCCTTCCACGCGGGGAAGTTGGGCCTGAcggaggtggaggggctgggggacctGATCCACGCCGAGACGGAGGCCCAGAGGAGGCAGGCCCTCAGGCAGATGTCTGGGGAGCTGGGCTTCCTCTACCAGGACTGGAGCCAGAGGCTGAAACGG GCTTTGGCTCACGTGGAGGCGTTCATAGACTTCAGTGAGGATGAGCTCATCGAGGAAGGGGTCTTAAACCAAG TggacaggtctgtgtgtgagctgcaGAGGGAGATCGAGGTTCACCTgagggacgagaggagaggagagcggctgAGGAGCGGGGTTCAGGTGGTCATAGCAGGAGCCACCAACGCCGGGAAGAGCAGCCTTCTCAACACCCTGT GCCGGCGGCCGGCGGCCATCGTGTCCGCGGTGGCGGGGACGACCAGGGACGTGGTGGAGACCCCCCTGGACCTGGGGGGCTTCCCCGTGCTGCTGAGTGACACGGCGGGGCTGAGAGACAGCACCGACAGCGTGGAGCAGGAGGGCGTCCGCAGAGCCCGGGAGAG gGTGGAGCAGGCGGACCTATCTCTGGTGGTGGTGGACTCCACTCAGCTCCCCCCCGATGACACGCTGGTGCCAGACTTCCTCCAGGGGCACCTCCGAAGCGTGCTGCCCAGCAGGGAGCCCCCCGAGGCGGGCGCGGGCGCTGACCCGGAGAGGTGCCTGCTGGTCTTGAACAAGAGCGACCTGGTGCCTCTGGaccggagggagagggtggaggaggagctgaggaggagcCCTGGCCTCCCTCCTGTGTGCTTTCTCTCCTGCCACACCAGCTCCGGCCTGGAGgccttcctctccctgctccacagccaCGTCAGGACTCT GTGTGGTGACCCTCTGTCCGGTTCCCCTAGTCTGACCCAAGCCCGCCACAGGGCCCACCTCCAGCAGTGTGGCTTGGCGCTGGCCCAGTACCACCACTACCGGGACCAGGACCTGGCCCTCGCCGCCGAGGGGGTCCGTCTGGCCCTCACCAGCCTGGGCCGGATCACAGGACGGGTGGGCGCGGAGGAGATCCTGGATATCATATTCAGAGACTTCTGCATAGGGAAATAA
- the plvapb gene encoding plasmalemma vesicle associated protein b encodes MYNTSYSRAKFGLEARDIHKPKGKSCGYYMRIVFLFSSLIQSLIIVSLVLFLVYGQPEKSAEEKQVKELELSFNRLSENHIQLRKEKGELSGALGARTGEKAALEKEVLRLKTAANATITSTKVLQTRLSQCETLKLAMTRSAPTQCATPPVQRPPVSTHNAELKTLQAKYAQQEAIHNLLKANFTQTVLLITTQRDSAIKERNAHHLENIALKKENADLKAELTTYTRKCKQDFSKSLEGIQTVTSGFLSRINTLFPHSMTFHLTCEKQQEQVEKIRSSCTNLSKEVEDKFQRYLNNVGDKVADIQLQSSRLEVQNSDLKQQLAQCQSDYSHTTDESRRRQQDNQQAHDKQVEALLLEQNRLREEKNQQVKQLSNQENEVQRLNTKVQTLTAAQANCKKSR; translated from the exons ATGTACAACACCAGCTACTCCCGGGCCAAGTTCGGCCTGGAGGCCCGGGACATCCACAAGCCCAAAGGCAAGAGCTGCGGCTACTACATGAGGAtcgtcttcctcttctcctccctgatCCAGTCGCTCATCATCGTCAGCTTGGTGCTCTTCCTGGTTTACGGGCAGCCGGAGAAGTCGGCCGAGGAGAAGCAGGTGAAGGAGCTggagctgagcttcaacaggctGAGCGAGAACCACATCCagctgaggaaggagaagggcgAGCTGAGCGGCGCTCTGGGTGCCCGCACGGGCGAGAAGGCTGCCCTGGAGAAGGAAGTTCTCCGGTTGAAAACGGCGGCCAACGCCACGATAACCAGCACCAAGGTCTTGCAAACCAGACTG AGCCAGTGTGAAACGCTAAAGCTAGCGATGACCCGATCAGCCCCTACGCAGTGTGCCACCCCTCCAGTCCAGCGACCCCCGGTCTCAACTCACAATG CGGAGTTGAAAACTCTGCAGGCTAAGTATGCCCAGCAGGAAGCGATACACAACCTGCTGAAGGCCAACTTCACCCAGACGGTCCTGCTCATCACGACCCAGAGGGACAGCGCCATCAAGGAACGCAACGCCCACCACCTGGAGAACATCGCCTTGAAGAAGGAGAACGCCGACCTGAAGGCGGAGCTCACCACCTACACCAGGAAGTGCAAACAGGACTTCTCCAAGTCGCTGGAGGGCATCCAGACCGTAACCAGTGGCTTCCTGTCCAGGATCAACACCTTGTTCCCCCACTCCATGACCTTCCACCTGACCTGTGAGAAGCAGCaggagcaggtggagaagatccgAAGCAGCTGCACCAACCTCtccaaggaggtggaggataAATTCCAGCGGTACCTGAACAACGTGGgggacaag GTGGCTGATATTCAACTCCAATCCAGTCGTCTGGAGGTCCAGAACAGCGACCTGAAGCAGCAGCTGGCGCAGTGTCAGAGCGACTACAGCCACACTACAGACGAGAGCCGGAGACGTCAGCAGGATAACCAGCAGGCACACGACAAGCAG GTGGAGGCTCTGCTGCTGGAGCAGAATCgtctgagggaggagaagaaccaGCAGGTGAAGCAGTTGAGCAACCAGGAGAACGAGGTCCAGAGGCTCAACACCAAGGTCCAGACACTGACCGCTGCCCAGGCCAACTGTAAG AAGAGCAGGTAG